In the Pseudomonas orientalis genome, one interval contains:
- a CDS encoding DUF962 domain-containing protein, translating to MKSLVDHLSQYAAYHRDPRNIASHFIGIPLIVVAVAVLLSRPEWTVGALWISPAVLLALFSAWFYLRLELALGTLMTLLMGLSVWAGHVLAAQSTTVWLSSGIGMFVVGWVIQFVGHYYEGRKPAFVDDVSGLIVGPLFVVAELAFLLGVRQALKQQIEQRSGPVTRRDLKPSRI from the coding sequence ATGAAAAGCCTCGTCGACCACCTCAGTCAATACGCCGCCTACCACCGCGACCCACGCAATATCGCCAGCCATTTCATCGGCATTCCCTTGATCGTGGTGGCGGTGGCCGTGCTGCTGTCACGCCCCGAATGGACGGTGGGCGCGCTGTGGATTTCCCCGGCGGTGCTGCTGGCGCTGTTTTCGGCGTGGTTTTACCTGCGCCTGGAACTGGCCCTGGGCACCTTGATGACGCTGCTGATGGGCTTGTCGGTATGGGCCGGGCACGTGCTGGCGGCGCAAAGCACGACGGTGTGGTTGAGCAGCGGTATCGGGATGTTTGTGGTGGGCTGGGTGATTCAGTTTGTCGGGCATTACTACGAAGGCAGGAAGCCGGCGTTCGTGGATGACGTGTCGGGGCTGATTGTGGGGCCGTTGTTTGTGGTGGCGGAGCTGGCGTTTTTGCTGGGGGTGCGCCAGGCGCTGAAGCAGCAGATTGAGCAACGCTCAGGCCCGGTGACACGCCGCGATCTCAAGCCCAGCAGGATCTGA
- the desA gene encoding delta-9 fatty acid desaturase DesA, whose product MWYNGFLDLSAWQLVAVTLLMTHVTIIGVTVYLHRYSAHRSLELNAGLKHFFRFWLWLTTAQNTREWTAIHRKHHAKCETADDPHSPVIKGLSTVLRKGAELYRAEAENPETLRIYGKNCPDDWIERNLYTRFPLLGVALMGVIDLLLFGTIGITIWAIQMMWIPFWAAGVINGLGHAVGYRNFECRDAATNLVPWGIIVGGEELHNNHHTYPNSAKLSVKKWEFDLGWAWIKVFSFLRLAKVQRVAPIAHRVEGKGHLDMDTAMAILNNRFQIMAQYRKLVIGPLVKQELEKVDHSVRHQFHRAKRLLSRETSLLNDRHHVRIQSMLEHSQALSVIYEKRLALQQIWLKTSTNGHDMLAAIKEWVHEAEASGIQSLRDFAHQLKTYSLRPAGV is encoded by the coding sequence ATGTGGTACAACGGTTTTCTTGACCTGTCAGCCTGGCAACTGGTGGCAGTCACGCTGTTGATGACCCACGTGACCATTATTGGGGTCACGGTCTATCTGCACCGTTATTCAGCCCATCGCTCGCTCGAGCTCAATGCCGGCCTGAAACACTTCTTCCGCTTCTGGCTGTGGTTGACCACGGCGCAGAACACCCGCGAGTGGACCGCTATCCACCGCAAGCACCATGCCAAATGCGAAACCGCCGATGACCCGCACAGCCCGGTGATCAAGGGCCTGTCCACCGTGCTGCGCAAAGGTGCCGAGCTGTACCGCGCCGAGGCGGAAAACCCCGAGACCCTGCGCATCTACGGCAAGAACTGCCCGGACGACTGGATCGAACGCAACCTCTACACGCGCTTCCCGCTGCTGGGCGTGGCGCTCATGGGCGTTATCGACCTGCTGCTGTTCGGCACCATCGGCATCACCATCTGGGCGATCCAGATGATGTGGATCCCGTTCTGGGCCGCCGGCGTGATCAACGGCCTGGGCCATGCCGTGGGCTATCGCAACTTCGAATGCCGCGATGCCGCCACCAACCTGGTGCCGTGGGGCATCATCGTCGGCGGCGAAGAGCTGCACAACAACCACCACACCTACCCCAACTCAGCCAAGTTGTCGGTCAAGAAATGGGAGTTCGACCTGGGCTGGGCCTGGATCAAGGTGTTCAGCTTCCTGCGCCTGGCCAAGGTGCAGCGCGTCGCGCCGATCGCCCACCGCGTCGAAGGCAAGGGTCATCTGGACATGGACACGGCCATGGCGATCCTCAACAACCGCTTCCAGATCATGGCCCAATACCGCAAATTGGTCATCGGCCCGTTGGTCAAGCAGGAGCTGGAGAAAGTCGATCACTCGGTCCGCCACCAGTTCCACCGCGCCAAGCGTCTGCTGTCGCGGGAAACCAGCCTGCTGAACGATCGCCACCACGTGCGCATTCAAAGCATGCTGGAACACAGCCAGGCGCTGAGCGTGATCTACGAAAAGCGGCTGGCGCTGCAGCAGATCTGGCTCAAGACCAGCACCAACGGCCATGACATGCTGGCTGCGATCAAGGAATGGGTACACGAAGCCGAAGCCAGCGGCATCCAATCCCTGCGCGATTTTGCCCACCAATTGAAGACCTATTCACTGCGCCCCGCAGGGGTCTGA
- a CDS encoding sulfate ABC transporter substrate-binding protein, with the protein MSSIRRYALAALASAVFAGSAVAKDYELLNVSYDPTRELYQDYNAEFTSFWKQSHPGDNVKIQQSHGGSGKQGRAVIDGLRADVVTLALAGDIDEIAKLGKTLPENWQTRLPDASTPYTSTIVFLVRKGNPKGIKDWGDLIKNDVSVITPNPKTSGGARWNFLAAWAYGLKTGGSEAKAQEYVQALFKHVPILDTGARGSTITFVNNGQGDVLLAWENEAFLALKEDGGADKFDIVVPSLSILAEPPVAVVDKNAEKKGNTEIATEYLKHLYSPAGQEIAAKNFYRPRDEKVAAKYAQQFPKLDLVTIDKDFGGWKTAQPKFFNDGGVFDQIYTAQ; encoded by the coding sequence ATGTCGTCGATTCGCCGTTACGCCCTGGCCGCCCTGGCCAGTGCCGTGTTTGCCGGTTCCGCCGTCGCCAAGGACTACGAGTTGCTCAACGTCTCGTACGACCCCACCCGTGAGCTGTACCAGGACTACAACGCTGAGTTCACCAGCTTCTGGAAACAGTCCCACCCGGGCGACAACGTCAAGATCCAGCAATCCCACGGTGGTTCGGGCAAGCAAGGCCGCGCGGTGATCGACGGCCTGCGCGCCGACGTGGTGACCCTGGCCCTGGCCGGCGACATCGACGAAATCGCCAAGCTGGGCAAGACCCTGCCGGAAAACTGGCAAACCCGCCTGCCGGATGCCAGCACCCCGTACACCTCGACCATCGTGTTCCTGGTGCGCAAGGGCAACCCCAAAGGCATCAAGGACTGGGGCGACCTGATCAAGAACGACGTGTCGGTGATCACGCCTAACCCGAAAACCTCCGGCGGTGCGCGCTGGAACTTCCTCGCCGCCTGGGCCTATGGCCTCAAGACCGGCGGCAGCGAGGCCAAGGCGCAGGAATACGTTCAAGCGCTGTTCAAGCACGTGCCGATCCTCGACACCGGCGCGCGCGGCTCCACCATTACCTTCGTCAACAACGGTCAGGGCGATGTGCTGCTGGCCTGGGAAAACGAAGCGTTCCTGGCGCTCAAGGAAGACGGCGGCGCCGACAAGTTCGACATCGTCGTGCCGTCCCTGTCGATCCTCGCGGAGCCGCCGGTGGCCGTGGTTGACAAGAACGCCGAGAAAAAGGGCAACACCGAAATCGCTACCGAATACCTCAAGCATCTGTACAGCCCGGCCGGCCAGGAGATTGCGGCGAAAAACTTCTACCGCCCACGCGATGAGAAAGTCGCCGCCAAATACGCCCAGCAGTTCCCTAAACTGGACCTGGTCACCATCGACAAAGACTTCGGCGGCTGGAAAACTGCCCAACCGAAATTCTTTAACGACGGTGGCGTGTTCGACCAGATCTACACGGCGCAATAA
- a CDS encoding response regulator, producing the protein MQVLLVEDQPQLAQRMAQGLSEAGFGVEVAANGMAAQRFVESTEYDLVILDVMLPGLNAWKLQQAIRQRGDTPVLFLTTPDGIEDRLRGLELHEDDYLLKPFDAKALVARVRKLLRRDRGR; encoded by the coding sequence ATGCAGGTGTTGTTAGTGGAAGACCAGCCCCAACTGGCGCAACGCATGGCCCAGGGCCTGAGCGAAGCCGGTTTCGGCGTGGAAGTGGCGGCCAACGGCATGGCGGCGCAGCGCTTTGTGGAAAGCACCGAGTACGACCTGGTGATCCTGGATGTGATGCTGCCGGGCCTGAATGCCTGGAAGTTGCAGCAGGCGATTCGCCAGCGCGGAGATACGCCGGTGCTGTTCCTGACCACGCCTGATGGCATTGAAGATCGGCTGCGTGGGCTGGAATTGCATGAGGATGATTACTTGCTCAAGCCGTTTGATGCCAAGGCGTTGGTGGCGCGGGTGAGGAAGTTGTTGCGGCGTGATCGGGGGCGGTGA
- the dibA gene encoding phosphodiesterase DibA, producing MLFTYRGALRAGLVYLLISIVWLRLSHHLLINFIDEPEALAHWLQWRGYVWAGLSALAIGLMGVRFARVHQLQQPLKENHERLQQAAAVFDCTREGVLVTDARGVIVHVNRAFMEITGYRREDVMGKPPSLFKSGRHSSNFYRQMFQTLERDGEWSGEIWNRRQSGEIYPQWQTIRVIRDERGHISHYVAVFSDISAIKDSEHELAHLANHDPLTDLPNRLLFTDRAEQALASAQVHKRGCALLLLDLDHFKIINDSLGHNVGDQLLKLVAERLKGLFRPGVTLARLGGDEFAVLVESCPQVMQAAAMAQRMLDAMKEPFVFDGNQLFISASIGISLFPSDALSAEQLLRNADSALFKAKHAGREGYALYTEELTAHAQNRVEIASELRRALEQQELRVYYQPVHGLQDSRLIGVEALVRWQHPERGLVPPGEFIPIAERTGLIADIDAWVMNQACRQMCQWLAEGAPLGFIAVNVSSRLFARRELYEHVGQVLHDTGLDPAFLELEVTESAVMDDPEVALEQLHRLRELGLRLAIDDFGTGYSSLLRLKRLPVQKLKIDQGFVAGLPWDEDDAAIVRVVIALAKSMGMQVHAEGIEQVEQARFLLDQECDMGQGYWFGKPVPAQEIDWTRAPPIQS from the coding sequence ATGCTGTTTACATACCGAGGAGCCCTGCGTGCGGGGCTGGTATACCTGCTGATTTCCATCGTATGGCTCAGGCTCAGCCACCACTTATTGATCAACTTTATCGATGAACCCGAGGCCCTGGCGCATTGGCTGCAATGGCGCGGCTATGTCTGGGCGGGCCTGAGCGCGCTGGCTATCGGCCTGATGGGTGTGCGTTTCGCCCGTGTCCACCAACTGCAACAACCCCTGAAAGAAAACCATGAGCGCCTGCAACAGGCCGCTGCGGTGTTTGATTGCACCCGCGAAGGCGTGCTGGTCACCGACGCCCGGGGCGTGATCGTGCACGTCAATCGGGCATTCATGGAGATCACCGGCTACCGGCGCGAAGACGTCATGGGCAAGCCCCCCAGCCTGTTCAAGTCCGGCCGCCATTCGTCGAATTTTTATCGGCAGATGTTCCAGACCCTTGAGCGCGACGGCGAATGGAGCGGCGAAATCTGGAACCGACGCCAGAGCGGAGAAATTTATCCACAGTGGCAAACCATCCGCGTCATCCGCGATGAGAGAGGCCACATCAGCCACTATGTCGCCGTGTTTTCGGACATCAGCGCCATCAAGGACTCCGAACATGAACTGGCGCACCTGGCCAATCACGACCCGCTGACCGACCTGCCCAACCGCCTGCTGTTCACCGACCGCGCCGAGCAGGCCCTGGCCTCGGCGCAAGTGCACAAGCGTGGCTGTGCGTTGCTGCTGCTGGACCTGGACCACTTCAAGATCATCAATGACAGCCTGGGCCACAACGTGGGCGATCAGCTGCTCAAGCTGGTGGCCGAGCGTCTCAAGGGGCTGTTCAGGCCCGGGGTGACCCTGGCGCGCCTGGGCGGCGACGAGTTCGCGGTGTTGGTGGAGAGTTGTCCACAGGTGATGCAGGCAGCTGCCATGGCGCAGCGCATGCTCGACGCCATGAAGGAGCCGTTTGTGTTTGACGGCAACCAGCTGTTTATCAGCGCCAGCATCGGCATCAGCCTGTTTCCCAGCGATGCGCTGAGCGCCGAGCAATTGTTGCGCAACGCCGACTCGGCCCTGTTCAAGGCCAAGCATGCGGGACGTGAAGGCTACGCCCTGTACACCGAGGAACTGACCGCTCACGCGCAGAATCGGGTGGAGATCGCCAGCGAACTGCGCCGCGCCCTTGAGCAACAGGAACTGCGCGTCTATTACCAGCCGGTGCACGGCCTGCAGGACAGCCGCCTGATCGGCGTCGAAGCGCTGGTGCGCTGGCAGCACCCGGAACGCGGCCTGGTACCGCCGGGTGAGTTTATCCCCATCGCCGAGCGCACCGGGTTGATCGCCGACATCGACGCCTGGGTGATGAACCAGGCCTGCCGCCAGATGTGCCAGTGGCTGGCGGAGGGCGCACCGTTGGGCTTTATCGCCGTCAACGTGTCCAGCCGGCTGTTTGCCCGGCGCGAACTTTACGAACACGTGGGCCAGGTGCTTCACGACACAGGCCTGGACCCGGCCTTCCTTGAGCTGGAAGTCACCGAAAGCGCGGTAATGGACGACCCGGAAGTCGCCCTCGAACAACTGCACCGCCTGCGTGAGCTGGGGTTGCGCCTGGCCATCGACGACTTCGGCACCGGCTATTCCTCGCTGCTGCGCCTCAAGCGCCTGCCGGTGCAGAAACTCAAGATCGACCAGGGCTTTGTCGCAGGCCTGCCGTGGGATGAAGACGACGCCGCCATCGTGCGGGTGGTCATCGCCCTGGCCAAAAGCATGGGCATGCAGGTGCATGCCGAGGGGATCGAGCAGGTGGAGCAGGCCCGCTTCCTGCTGGATCAGGAATGTGACATGGGGCAGGGGTACTGGTTTGGCAAGCCGGTGCCGGCCCAGGAGATAGATTGGACCCGGGCACCCCCTATCCAGAGTTGA
- a CDS encoding sensor domain-containing diguanylate cyclase, translated as MVHEKPCTPDVSTAQPPRPAAASTLLALMHAQGEVERLSEREQLLSSLLVSVNAVLWAIDWETRRVLYVSPAYERIFGRSAGLLLADHREWRNSIHPEDLDYAEHSLARVLEQGAVEDREYRIVTLDGQIRWLSDKCYINQQAEPGKPLIVVGMAEDITEKKHLELELHRLATTDVLTQSSNRRHFFELANQAFDSACAQGTPLAFLLLDIDDFKDINDTYGHLEGDQVLRRIAESGRGVLRRGDLFGRIGGEEFAAVLPGCAPEMALQVAERLGKEIQALSFSVEGHAFTVTVSQGLTSLREDDSTLDKLFGRADAAMYEAKRQGKNRVIAA; from the coding sequence ATGGTTCACGAAAAGCCCTGCACGCCTGATGTGTCCACTGCCCAGCCACCACGCCCGGCGGCGGCGTCGACGCTGTTGGCGCTGATGCATGCCCAGGGTGAGGTCGAGCGCCTGAGTGAGCGTGAGCAACTGCTCAGCTCGCTGCTGGTGAGCGTGAATGCCGTGTTGTGGGCCATCGATTGGGAAACCCGCCGCGTGCTCTACGTCAGCCCGGCCTATGAGCGCATATTCGGCCGCAGCGCCGGTTTGCTGCTGGCCGACCATCGGGAATGGCGCAACAGCATTCACCCCGAAGACCTCGACTACGCCGAACACAGCCTGGCCCGTGTATTGGAGCAGGGCGCCGTGGAAGACCGCGAATACCGCATCGTCACGCTCGACGGGCAGATCCGCTGGCTCAGCGACAAATGCTATATCAACCAGCAGGCCGAGCCGGGCAAGCCGCTGATCGTTGTGGGTATGGCGGAGGACATCACCGAAAAAAAGCACCTGGAGCTGGAACTGCATCGCCTGGCCACCACCGACGTGCTGACCCAGAGCAGCAACCGACGGCACTTCTTCGAACTCGCCAACCAGGCCTTCGACAGCGCCTGCGCGCAGGGCACACCGCTGGCGTTCCTGCTGCTGGACATCGATGATTTCAAAGACATCAACGACACCTACGGCCATCTGGAGGGCGACCAGGTGCTGCGGCGTATCGCCGAAAGCGGGCGTGGGGTGTTGCGCCGTGGCGACCTGTTCGGACGTATCGGTGGCGAAGAATTCGCCGCCGTCCTGCCCGGTTGCGCCCCGGAGATGGCCCTGCAGGTGGCCGAGCGGCTGGGCAAGGAAATCCAGGCGTTGAGTTTCAGTGTCGAAGGCCACGCCTTTACCGTGACGGTCAGCCAGGGATTGACCAGCCTGCGCGAGGATGACTCAACGCTGGACAAACTGTTCGGCCGCGCCGATGCGGCGATGTATGAAGCCAAGCGTCAGGGGAAGAATCGCGTGATTGCAGCCTGA
- a CDS encoding sulfate/molybdate ABC transporter ATP-binding protein, with translation MSIEVRNVSKNFNAFKALDSINLDIQSGELVALLGPSGCGKTTLLRIIAGLETPDAGSIVFHGEDVSGHDVRDRNVGFVFQHYALFRHMTVFDNVAFGLRMKPKNQRPTESQIASKVHELLNMVQLDWLSDRYPEQLSGGQRQRIALARALAVEPKVLLLDEPFGALDAKVRKELRRWLARLHEDINLTSVFVTHDQEEAMEVADRIVVMNKGVIEQIGSPGDVYENPASDFVYHFLGDSNRLHLGEDKHLLFRPHEVSLSRHELEDHHAAEVRDIRPLGATTRVTLKVEGQPELIEAEVVKDHDSLTGLTRGETLFFKPKVWQKA, from the coding sequence ATGTCGATCGAAGTCCGTAATGTCAGCAAGAACTTCAACGCCTTCAAGGCCCTGGACAGCATCAACCTGGATATCCAGAGTGGCGAGCTGGTGGCGTTGCTCGGCCCGTCCGGCTGCGGCAAGACCACCTTGCTGCGCATCATAGCGGGGCTCGAAACCCCGGACGCCGGCAGCATCGTGTTCCACGGCGAGGACGTTTCCGGCCACGATGTGCGTGATCGCAACGTGGGCTTTGTGTTCCAGCACTACGCGCTGTTCCGTCATATGACCGTGTTCGACAACGTCGCTTTCGGCCTGCGCATGAAGCCGAAAAACCAGCGCCCCACCGAGAGCCAGATCGCAAGCAAGGTTCACGAACTGCTGAACATGGTGCAGCTCGACTGGTTGTCGGATCGCTACCCGGAACAACTCTCCGGCGGCCAGCGCCAGCGTATCGCCCTGGCCCGCGCCCTGGCGGTGGAGCCCAAGGTGCTGCTGCTGGACGAACCCTTCGGCGCCCTCGATGCCAAGGTGCGCAAGGAACTGCGCCGCTGGCTGGCGCGCCTGCATGAAGATATCAACCTGACCTCGGTGTTCGTGACCCACGACCAGGAAGAAGCCATGGAAGTCGCCGACCGTATCGTGGTGATGAACAAGGGCGTGATCGAGCAGATCGGCTCACCGGGCGACGTCTACGAAAACCCGGCCAGCGATTTTGTGTACCACTTCCTGGGTGACTCCAACCGTTTGCACCTGGGCGAGGACAAACACCTGCTGTTTCGCCCGCACGAAGTGTCGCTGTCGCGGCATGAGCTGGAGGATCACCACGCGGCTGAGGTGCGCGACATCCGGCCGCTGGGCGCGACGACTCGCGTGACCCTCAAGGTCGAAGGCCAGCCCGAGCTGATCGAAGCCGAAGTGGTGAAGGACCACGACAGCCTGACCGGCCTGACCCGTGGCGAGACCCTGTTCTTCAAACCCAAGGTCTGGCAAAAAGCCTGA
- the uraH gene encoding hydroxyisourate hydrolase, with the protein MKTLSMTLAALSLSGLCTMAMAAGNPLSVHVLNLEYGLPSAGVNVTLEEHVGDQWQSLSQGVTNQQGRIAELFPADRSMKPGEYRVVFKTGDYYKKANRETFFPEVPVIFQVKQADQHYHIPLLLSPYGFSTYRGS; encoded by the coding sequence ATGAAAACCCTCAGCATGACCCTCGCCGCCCTCAGCCTGAGCGGCCTGTGCACAATGGCCATGGCCGCCGGCAACCCGCTCAGCGTGCACGTGCTCAACCTGGAATACGGCCTGCCGAGCGCCGGCGTCAACGTCACCCTGGAAGAACACGTGGGCGATCAATGGCAATCGCTGTCCCAGGGCGTGACCAACCAGCAGGGGCGCATCGCCGAACTGTTTCCCGCTGATCGCAGCATGAAACCGGGCGAGTACCGCGTGGTGTTCAAGACCGGCGACTATTACAAGAAAGCCAACCGCGAAACCTTCTTCCCCGAAGTGCCGGTGATTTTCCAGGTCAAGCAGGCCGATCAGCACTACCACATCCCGCTGCTGCTCAGCCCTTACGGCTTCTCCACCTATCGCGGTTCATAG
- a CDS encoding Crp/Fnr family transcriptional regulator, protein MDTGTWHAHLASGHWFGHLPAHLQRSLLAAARLRTLTAGQFLFKRGDPPCGLYAVLEGAVRISAVNAEGKEAVLSLVETPHWFGEICLFDKLPRTHDALATGPCTLAQVPQAAMLGILERQPTYWRDVALLMSHKLRLSLINIEQMSLMPASARLAHRLLMIAQGYGERTQARRVLQLPQEDLAAMLGLSRQTTNSLLKALEQQGILGLSYGAIEILDLNGLRLAAGL, encoded by the coding sequence ATGGACACAGGCACATGGCACGCGCATTTGGCCAGCGGCCACTGGTTTGGCCACCTGCCTGCACACTTGCAGCGTAGCCTGCTGGCGGCGGCGCGGTTGCGCACGCTGACGGCGGGGCAGTTTCTGTTCAAGCGCGGCGATCCGCCGTGTGGCCTGTATGCGGTACTGGAAGGGGCGGTGCGCATCAGTGCGGTGAATGCCGAGGGCAAGGAAGCGGTGCTGAGCCTGGTGGAGACGCCTCACTGGTTCGGCGAGATCTGCCTGTTCGACAAGCTGCCGCGCACCCACGATGCGCTCGCCACAGGCCCTTGCACGCTGGCGCAGGTGCCGCAGGCGGCGATGCTCGGCATTCTCGAGCGGCAACCGACGTATTGGCGCGATGTGGCCCTGTTGATGAGCCACAAACTGCGCCTGTCCTTGATCAATATCGAACAGATGAGCCTGATGCCCGCGTCGGCGCGCCTGGCCCATCGGCTGCTGATGATTGCTCAGGGCTACGGTGAGCGAACGCAAGCGCGCCGGGTGTTGCAACTGCCCCAGGAGGACCTGGCGGCGATGCTCGGCCTGTCGCGCCAGACCACCAACAGCCTGCTCAAGGCGCTGGAGCAACAGGGCATTCTTGGCTTGAGCTACGGCGCCATCGAGATTCTCGACCTCAATGGCCTGCGCCTGGCTGCCGGACTATGA
- a CDS encoding GlcG/HbpS family heme-binding protein has protein sequence MFRTALFLSLAVATAAQATPQLPRHAELDLRTARQLADAGLAHCTAALTVLDRGGNLLLGLRADGVGPHNSLASQRKAYTALSSKTPTRLFAERARNNPEAANLNSLPELLLLGGGVPLFADAELVGALGIAGAGGAAQDEACAVQAAEQLGLKITP, from the coding sequence ATGTTTCGCACTGCCTTGTTCCTGAGCCTCGCCGTGGCGACTGCCGCCCAGGCCACACCGCAACTGCCACGTCACGCCGAGCTGGACCTGCGCACCGCACGCCAACTGGCCGATGCCGGCCTGGCGCACTGCACCGCCGCGCTGACCGTGCTCGACCGTGGCGGCAACCTGTTGCTGGGCCTGCGCGCCGACGGCGTCGGCCCCCACAACAGCCTCGCCAGCCAGCGCAAGGCCTACACGGCGCTGTCGAGCAAAACCCCGACCCGGCTGTTCGCCGAGCGCGCGCGCAACAACCCCGAGGCCGCCAACCTTAACAGCTTGCCCGAGTTGCTGTTGCTCGGCGGTGGCGTGCCGCTGTTCGCCGACGCCGAGCTGGTCGGCGCGCTGGGCATCGCCGGTGCCGGCGGCGCCGCGCAGGACGAAGCCTGCGCCGTACAAGCCGCCGAGCAACTGGGCCTGAAAATCACCCCCTGA
- the cysT gene encoding sulfate ABC transporter permease subunit CysT, whose translation MSRRTSPVIPGFGLTLGYTVVYLSLIVLIPLAAMFVHAAQLTWDQFWNIISAPRVLAALKLSFSTALYAALINGVIGTLLAWVLVRYTFPGRKIIDAMIDLPFALPTAVAGIALTALYAPNGLVGQFAADLGFKIAYTPLGITLALTFVTLPFVVRTVQPVLADIPREVEEAAACLGAKPLQVFRHILVPALLPAWLTGFALAFARGVGEYGSVIFIAGNMPMKTEILPLLIMVKLDQYDYRGATSIGVLMLVVSFVLLLLINLLQRRIERP comes from the coding sequence ATGTCGCGTCGTACCTCCCCCGTCATACCCGGCTTCGGGCTGACGCTGGGCTACACCGTGGTGTACCTCAGCCTGATCGTGCTCATCCCCCTGGCGGCGATGTTTGTACACGCCGCTCAACTCACCTGGGATCAGTTCTGGAACATCATCTCCGCGCCGCGCGTGCTGGCGGCGTTGAAGCTGAGCTTCAGCACCGCGTTGTACGCCGCGCTGATCAACGGCGTGATCGGCACGCTGCTGGCCTGGGTGCTGGTGCGCTACACCTTCCCCGGACGCAAGATTATCGATGCGATGATCGACCTGCCATTCGCCTTGCCCACCGCCGTGGCCGGCATCGCGCTGACTGCGCTGTATGCGCCCAACGGGCTGGTGGGCCAGTTCGCCGCCGACCTGGGCTTCAAGATCGCCTATACCCCGCTGGGTATCACCCTGGCGCTGACCTTCGTGACCTTGCCCTTCGTGGTGCGCACGGTGCAGCCGGTACTGGCCGACATCCCCCGGGAAGTCGAAGAAGCCGCCGCCTGCCTGGGCGCCAAGCCTCTGCAAGTGTTCCGCCACATCCTGGTGCCGGCCCTGTTGCCGGCCTGGCTGACCGGTTTCGCGCTGGCCTTCGCCCGTGGCGTCGGTGAGTACGGCTCGGTGATTTTCATCGCCGGCAACATGCCGATGAAAACCGAGATCCTGCCGTTGCTGATCATGGTCAAGCTCGACCAGTACGACTACCGCGGCGCCACCTCTATCGGTGTGCTGATGCTGGTGGTTTCCTTTGTCCTGCTGCTGCTGATCAACTTGTTGCAGCGGCGCATCGAACGTCCATAA
- the cysW gene encoding sulfate ABC transporter permease subunit CysW: MSQSSISAASSANAARRGSATSRRILIGLGWLVFALFLLLPLLIVVSQGLKNGLGAFFTAILEPDALSALKLTVIAVVISVPLNLVFGVSAAWCVSKYSFRGKSILVTLIDLPFSVSPVIAGLVYVLMFGAQGFFGPWLQDHDIQIVFALPGIVLATIFVTVPFVARELIPLMQEQGTQEEEAARLLGANGWQMFWHVTVPNIKWGLIYGVVLCTARAMGEFGAVSVVSGHIRGVTNTLPLHVEILYNEYNHVAAFAVASLLLILALFILLLKQWSENRINRLRNSAGEE, encoded by the coding sequence ATGTCCCAATCGTCTATTTCCGCCGCGTCCTCGGCCAACGCCGCCCGGCGTGGCAGCGCGACCTCGCGACGTATCCTGATCGGCCTCGGCTGGCTGGTGTTTGCGCTGTTCCTGCTGCTGCCGCTGTTGATCGTGGTGTCCCAGGGCCTGAAGAACGGCCTCGGCGCGTTCTTTACCGCGATCCTTGAACCGGATGCGCTGTCGGCGCTGAAACTCACGGTGATCGCCGTGGTGATCTCGGTGCCGCTCAACCTGGTGTTTGGCGTCAGCGCCGCGTGGTGCGTGAGCAAATATTCATTCCGTGGCAAAAGCATCCTGGTGACGCTGATCGACCTGCCGTTCTCGGTGTCCCCGGTGATCGCTGGCCTGGTCTACGTGCTGATGTTCGGCGCCCAGGGTTTCTTCGGCCCCTGGTTGCAGGACCATGACATCCAGATTGTGTTCGCCTTGCCCGGCATCGTGCTGGCGACCATCTTCGTCACCGTGCCGTTCGTGGCCCGTGAGCTGATCCCGCTGATGCAGGAGCAGGGCACCCAGGAAGAAGAAGCCGCGCGCCTGCTCGGTGCCAACGGCTGGCAGATGTTCTGGCATGTCACCGTGCCGAACATCAAGTGGGGCCTGATCTACGGCGTGGTGCTCTGTACGGCGCGGGCCATGGGTGAGTTCGGCGCGGTGTCGGTGGTGTCCGGCCATATTCGCGGCGTCACCAACACGCTGCCGCTGCATGTCGAGATTCTCTACAACGAATACAACCACGTCGCCGCCTTTGCGGTGGCCAGCCTGTTGCTGATCCTGGCGCTCTTCATCCTGCTGCTCAAGCAGTGGAGCGAGAACCGAATCAACCGCCTGCGCAACAGCGCCGGTGAGGAATAA
- the oscA gene encoding sulfur starvation response protein OscA, with the protein MSASLRSVDGQDEAAILREIQSALRDLRFGAVEITVHNAQVVQIERKEKFRLQNPGNKPA; encoded by the coding sequence ATGAGCGCATCTCTACGTAGCGTCGACGGCCAGGACGAAGCAGCCATTTTGCGTGAGATCCAGAGCGCCCTGCGCGATCTGCGGTTTGGCGCGGTGGAAATCACCGTACACAACGCGCAAGTGGTACAGATCGAACGCAAGGAAAAATTTCGTCTGCAGAACCCGGGTAACAAACCCGCCTAA